One segment of Eschrichtius robustus isolate mEscRob2 chromosome 3, mEscRob2.pri, whole genome shotgun sequence DNA contains the following:
- the LOC137762867 gene encoding torsin-1A-interacting protein 2: MFSDNSHCPDCGQQWFPSLELGHWLYQTELVENECYQVFLDRINRADYCPECYPDNPANRSLVLPWSFPLEWAPQNLTRWTFEKACHPFLLGPPLVRKRIHDSRVAGFNPALQLILTRTDKTLNKKLGQSK, from the coding sequence ATGTTCTCAGATAATTCACATTGCCCTGACTGTGGACAGCAATGGTTCCCTAGTTTAGAACTAGGCCATTGGTTGTACCAAACTGAACTGGTTGAGAATGAATGTTACCAAGTATTCTTAGACCGTATTAACAGAGCTGATTATTGCCCTGAGTGTTATCCTGATAATCCTGCTAATAGAAGCCTTGTTCTTCCTTGGTCTTTCCCACTTGAGTGGGCTCCCCAAAATCTTACCAGGTGGACCTTTGAAAAAGCTTGCCACCCATTTCTTCTGGGTCCTCCACTGGTTAGAAAAAGGATACATGACTCTAGAGTTGCTGGTTTTAACCCTGCATTACAGTTAATCCTGACCAGAACAGACAAAACCTTGAACAAAAAACTTGGCCAAAGCAAATAA